A stretch of DNA from Rhipicephalus microplus isolate Deutch F79 unplaced genomic scaffold, USDA_Rmic scaffold_176, whole genome shotgun sequence:
TTACTTTTGCTGCAATTGTGACCTGACTTTTTATTGAATTGGGCAACTGATTTGCGCAACATCGGAGCCATACATGGCGATCCCTATTTAATCTATCATTGTTAGGCTGAATATAAACGTTCAGTGCCAAtattgtcttgtcttgtcgcccagaagatcttggctcatacccacaagggatATCGGCCACAATGTACCTTATAATGGAAATTTTTcatacaacgcttgctaaaaaaagagagaaattaggtaagaacaataataatgttcctttgaaaaaaaatgtgaaaaagtgcagaagagtttgataaaccagaatatataaaacaaattagcaaAAATGAAGAAGGGGGGGGCAAAGAATTGGGTATATCtagcagtaccactagcagcgtatccttccggttgcctgaatgactTTATGTAGCGCTAACCGAATAGCAcggcggcccacacccaactggctggctccaaacgataaaaaGGTGGATGTATTAACTGGAAATCCGAGCATACTCACCGGtctctcaagaattattcggcgcagtgaggtgaagcggcggcatgtgagaagaaagtgatctattgtttccggttcattggaaactgcacataggttagttaatgaaaatccagATTTGTGGAGATAAAAATTTTACCGAGGAACTCTGCagtgaaagcttgtgagggtcacctcacattgacgggaaaggcattttgagGTGTTCCATGTGATTTGCAAGTGCTGAAGTTTTTTAGATTGTAGGAGCGATGTTTTGTTGATTTTTTAAGATTAACTGTCGTTTGAATTGTTCAGCAGTAATAAAAGAAAACTGTGGACCGAACTGGTCACGGCGGATGGGCATCCGAGTGCCGTAACCGCTACACCAACGCGGTGGACCGATGTGTTTTGGAGGCGTAACCGAATCTCGTTCTATGCTCGTGGCAACATCGTTATTTTTCTATGGATCTAATTTTGTTATCGGGACTAGTGAAAGTGAGATTGGCTGTTTGTACAGATAAATTTggtttttcttttcagttttgtCGGTGTAGActtcaataaatgaataaactgaCATCTTTCTACGCCGGATTTAGTGCGTTAGGTCGCCATTACTTTAAACTATTATTGTCAGTTGAATTCAATAAAAAGCTTACCTGATTAAATAAGAAACCGAATGATTCATAAAGTaaacgaaatgtttaaaaacAACAGCTGTTTTGAGTATCACGAATCAGATATTTGCTCAAACATAAAGGGCTAGCTCACTTCTTCGTGTGCGCCTTTTCCAACATCTCTCATCCTGGCTTTTGATCACTAATATATTATCTGCATCAATTTGGGTCGCTGGTTCATAAGTTAGTTCATAAGTTAATTTGAAAGGTAACCGTGTAATGGCCGAACTTGATCGGTTGTTTGATTGGTTGGCCTTTAGATTGCTGACgtaacccaccacgggggatagACCATGAAATTAACGGTACCTCATCTTGAAAATAAAATTGTTCCACCAGCCGAAGACGTCTAGATAGGAACGTTTTTTTAAAGAACACAACAATAAAACAAGGATTAAAAATAGAATAAattcaggaaaaaaagaaaacccaaCGAGCGGATACAATTCTAAAGGAAGTGAATTCATACCCTAAGCTTAACATTCTATTGGTTTTGTTTGCCTTAGGAAATCGCATACGTATTCACACACGTTACTGTCACTGAAGCCCATTCAGTTGTTTCAAAGGATAGgacaccggaagggataaattcAAAGCTAACCTatggagaggttcttctaactgCATTTTTCTTTGATTCGCAAacaacctgcatgttaagagtAAATGATGCAGATATTCACTTTAGTTTCAGTGGAGGCGGAAGGGTGACTGTACTAGACCAGACCTGTGTATAGGTAAAAATTCAGTGGAGGGACTTGACACCGTAGTCTCGTAATATATATTTGTGCCCTCCTAAAGGATCATCATCAATTTTTCAATGGTACCTAAGATGAGAAAACTCAGATGTTGCTGAGCTAGACTTTTCAAAGTTATCTGACGTGACAAATGTTTGAAATCGTGCCATGGTGATAAATGCTAGCGTTGGCAATATAGTCATTATGGGACTattatgtgaggccactgcaAGTGCATCCGCATATTAATTGAGGGTTAAACCTTTGTGACCTGCATCCATACCAAGCGAATTAGATGCAAATGTCATGGGGCAAGAGCATAAAATACTTCTGAAACATTCGACATATTAGGTGCATTTATTGAAGAACATTGAAGGCAGGCGGTCTGTAAGAATGACAGCATCTGTTATGGATAGATACAATTCCCATAATGATAAGACAACGGCAAGCGATTCCACTTGATAAATGAGTGTAAAGTCTCAACTCCTCCAATAAATAACTTCGTTTTCGGTACTGAATCAATAAAAATGCGAAAtgaatatgtaaaaaaaaagtcacttcgGAGATTTTTAAAATTTCAATAAACGAATAGCACAAACAGCGAGAAGGCTTGTTCTGTGTGTCCAACCTCTGTATTCGTCGCTTAACGTAATGAGGCTGTTTCTTAGAGTAGTGTAATAAAGCTACGAATAATGTGGGCTGCAGTGGGTGCGCATCACTGTTTCTGAAATCATCATCGCAATACATAGGCGAAacaaaacaagaagaaaaggaagatgaAGTTGAAGCTTGCCTACATGCATCAGTGACACCTGCCAAAGCTAAGATCACCACATGCTATGCTAAAAGGCCAATGGACGTCCTTGCTCACTCAGATGCGAAGTTTGAGACTCCCAGGCACGTCCTTTCTTAATAACGTATCTAGGGGCACCGTGATAAGCGCCGTTATTGTGGGGACGATGTTTGTGAGCTTCACCATCTTGGCATACGCTGTGAAGAGAGCGCCACGTGGCTATAGTGTGTGCAGCAGCATCGCCTGCTCCGATTATTCGAGTATTCTCCGGAAGTCCATGAACCTCTCCATGAACCCATGCCGCAGCTTCACCCGCTACGTGTGTGACGGCTGGGACGCCCCCGTGTACTCCGTCCAGGAATCTGTATATGTGGCCATGCTCAGTAGGCTCTCGCAAGCTGTGCGAAATGTCCACGTACCCGCAAGAGGCCAGAGTGTGGTACAGCGTGCCTCCGTCTTTTACAACAGCTGCAATGCCCTCCTTCAGGGCGACCACGACGAGCTTGCCGATGTCAAGGACTTGCTGTCCAGAGTAGGAGTGACGTGGCCCATGCGTGACAAACGGACCGACGTGTTGGGCCTCTTGCTCACGACCTCTCTAGTTCTCGGCTGGGATTCTGTGTTATACGTGGGGACCAGGTACGCGGGGACCAGGAGGAAGGAAAGCGACGTACTGCTGAGTGCTGGAAGAGCCTTCTGGAGAGTCATCGTCGAATACAAAGATTTGGGCAGCTACTCCCAAAAGCAGCGTTACTTCGAATATCTGCGTGATAAGTTCTCGCGGGGAACTGGTCGAAAAGTAAGCTTCAGTGAAACGATTCGGGCACAAGAGGTTATGACAGTCGTTCTTGCCAATACCGATAGATCAGGAGTTGTCAAGTTGCCCATAGCGCATTCTTGGCTCAATGATATGACAGTAAACATGTCCCTCGCTCGCAGTGCGGAAGTATTCAGCGCTCACAATATTACAGTCAATAACCGTTCTACTGTGATGGCTTCGGGTGGTACATTTGTGCGAGTTTTTTTCGACCTTATTCGGCGGCACGGCCAACGGATGGTACATACTTACGTGTCCTGGTGTACAGTGCAGATAGCGGTCCTCTTCACGAATTCTGACCTGATTGTGGATTACTACGGTAACAGAGAAAACGCGATCCTCAGGCATGGCATCTTTTGCCTTGGTCGCGTTTACGACGTTCTGGGAGACGCTTCCTTCTTCAAGTTTGTCGGAATAGCACTGGGCGAAACATCACAAGCCGACGTCAGGACGATTTTGCTTTCCGTACGCCACGCGTATCGACGACGCATCGAGACGTGGAGCTTTTACAACGCTGAAAGAACGGTGATCTCCAATTGGACTTCGCTCGATACGGTTATGGCCGCAGTGATTTCGGAGGAACATATGAACGTGCCATGGAGTGAAACCATTCCTGACATGACGAACTCGTTCATTCGAAACTGGCTGAGAATGCAGAAGAGCCCAAAGCGCCACGGACTCGGCAGGACGGTTATCGACAGCATGAATATGCATGTAACCGTAAGCAAGGTACGAGACTTCGTGCTTCTGCCTCTTGCATTTTCGCTTCCAGTTTACGACGAGCAGCTTCCGGTGGCGGTAAAATACGCCGGTCTCGGCGCACAGGCGGCGAAAGCGATTGGTGAACTGGCACTGAAGCGGTATTCAGACAGTGACGCAATACTCGAGGCCATGGCGTGTATCGCTGAGGCGCCCTTCTCGCAGAGAGAGAATGCAGCGAACGTGTTCAACGACGTTTTGTCGATCAAGGGGTTGCTGACTGCGCTGAGGAATAGCTCTGACGAAACGGCGAGGCTCGTGAGTTTTGAGAATTACTCGGCAGTGCAGCTGTTACTGATGGCATGGTGCTTCCTGAAGTGCGAGAGCAAGTCCAGCTTGTTCCGTCCAGTCTGTGACGCGCCTCTGCAACACATTTCTGATTTTTCCCGCGAGTTTAGGTGTAAACTCGGCAGCAGTCTGAACCCGCATCAGAAGTGTTCTGCACTGAATGCACTGTAACTCTGTGAGATAAATAATTTTTATGAATTCGCGTTATTTAAAATGGCGCTGTGTAAGCGTTTTATTTCAGAAAATGTAATCTCAATTATTGTTTCACACGCTTCATTCGCGCAATCGAAACGTTGCGTAGGGCAGTCGTATTATGACTAACATATATTTCATGCCTCAACGCTTTTGATAACTTGAACTTCTACCTTCAAACATGAAGTTTTCAGGCAGTAAGCCCAACGACAACCTCAAGTCACGGGTGACGGGTCGTTACGTTAACGTTATTTGTAGTTTACGGAAGTGGCGTACCCGttcaaagatgaaaaaaaaaatcggcagattccacgtatacCATCAAAATTAATTATAAGCGCACATCATGCGCACAAGTTTGCTATGTGGAACTTTTATTATGAGCATAACGTTACAAGGTGGATAGACGTAGTACTCGGTAAAACGATGCAGAAACTTGATGCGAAATTTATGTATCTAGAAAACATGCAAATGTTATAACTGGTTGTTTCATAACGGCGCCACCACTATAACGTGCACTGTATCTGTTAGAGATGAGCAAATATAATTAGGCACTTTCGTAAATTGTAACTGGTTATTGTGGCCAATAATAGCTCCCGATAACTAACTAAGCAGTTACTGATGCCTAATCAGTTTATTTTGCGCTACGCTCTTTCAGAATTTCATTACCGTCACACGAAAGCACAAGTTTACTCAAATTACAACTAAGTACTTTGGCTTGCGTGGTTGAGCGAAGGCTGCAGACTTGCGAGATGGCTTGGAGGCTTACTGCGGCTTTTTACAGCAAAAACTGTTGTGAGATCACTACACGTCCCCACCTCCGGTTCCCGTACCGCTTTCATGCGAAATGATAAAAGAAAGTAAATATATACCAAAGACAGAATGGGTGTCGAACTCGGGCCTTCAGCTTGGCAGCGCAGAACTCCACTCCTGAGCTACGGAACACCGGAGCTTGAAGCTGCCTTACAAATTGACCCGATGCAGGTTCCATGTCGTGAACTAAATCAGGTTAATATGTCTAATAAAGCATTCTAGAACAGCAATGTAACAACCGGGCGCCACGTAATGAGAATTGCGTAACTAGTGGGTCGTTGAATGATCCAACAAAGgcctcaggcataattcttcatcgtcgtcagccacgtTCTCAACAAAGTGTACATAGTGCCTTAAAATTGTGTTGTGAGCAGCACGGTTTTACGAAGAATGGCGCATAACAATGGGCTGAGCGCTTTCAAAATACACAAGAATTATGATGATTACTCGCGTAGTGGGTACCATTCAATTGTGCTTGTACATAGTTGCCACAAGAATGTTTAAAAAAAGCTCTTTAGAAACGCCGCTATTCAAGCATTTGCTCAGACTTCGCGTTGCGTTCCCCGAAGGCCTGGcagtttttaaatgtatactgTTACACGTTGACTTTCAACAGCGGTTTTTAAACGTTGACATCGCAGATTATTCTACATTTTCTCGTTAAGAGATCCGCTGCTACATTGTACGTGATATCAATGTATGCGCTGCAGAGCAGTGTGGTATTTAACTTACGAACACTTTACGCAACAGCTCGTACAGAAGCGCACTGCTTCGTTGCTAATGTCCATGTAGCACCACGCTTCCCTTTTGCTGGCGCTCTGACAAAGCGTTGCAGGTAAAGTAAAGAAAAAGGCGAAAACAACACTAAAGacaacaacaagaagaaaaaaaggcccTGTAGGGACCACTATCTGAAAGAGTGGGTGTCCTTACAGAGTTGTCACATATTTTCGGGGCGAGAACTGCTGTTGTGTATTGGTGGCAACTTGACTTGGGAAATAATTTGTAATTGATAAGCGGCAATGAACTACAAGAAGATGTAAGGGAATTTTATAGCACGGTACAGTTTCAAAAAATAATTCTATAAAATTAATAAAAGAAATACTTTTTTATAGGTAACCGGTTACTTGTGACGCGTTACCTACACAACTCGTATATTGACTTACCATAATGGCAACAGTGAATCCTTTCGTGCATTGAACACGCATTTCCTCGTGTATGTGCGTATGCCTCCAGTGTTTCGCAGTGTGAGCTTCAAAAACTGGTTTTAAGTTTTCAATGGACTTCATTCTTGTTGTCGATGACGATGATTATGATGTAGATGTTTCAAGAAAAGTGGCACACACGTGGTGATGCGATAGGAAAGAATAGCATGGATATAggttagatgaaaaaaaaaactgtttttgttTGAGAATATCTGACGTAAAATAGACGACTAGAAAGTTCCCAGTTTTTCAAGTGTGTTTAGTATTATTACAGGATAAAAATCGGTTTAGAAGCGTGCTCAACACGTTTTGAAAGGAGTGTTTAAAATTGAGTTTATTCACGAGTCTGGTACCCGGCCCCCTTGAGCAAGGGAACATTTATTTCACGATGTCAACGTAAAAGTTCTTCAATTTCTTGACAAGTATTGAGGAAGGTATATTCCGAACTAGGCATTTCACATTTCTAAGTTGATCTGACCATTGAATGAGAGCAGGAAGACCTCAATTGCTGCAATATTTCAGCGGTTTCTAATATTCCCATTGAATCGGTTTGTTTCAAAATATTTATGCGCAAAACGAATTAGCTAAAAGTAAATTTAGTCCCCGATGCTTCTGGTGTAGATATTAATTACTCCTACGTGCATACTTAGCTGTACGAGGTGACGACCGAAACGTTACTGCAGGCTGCCTTGGTTACGTCGTTCAAGCACCCATTTCGCCAGCTCGCGTCTCACCAATTTTCCCAGATTGTTGCGCGGAATGGAATCGACGAGCGTGACACCGCCTTCAAGTTTATATTCCTGTGGCATCCTCTCTGCAATAGAAAAGTTTAGATGTAATGGCATGTTGGACAAGCTTAAACAGACGCAAGGGCGTTAAACAGTTAGTGTTTGGTAAAGCTGCTGATATATGATTAGACTTTCACATAAGTTTACATGAGTAAGAAGAATAAAAGGACGCGCcagctttttttgtttgtcatacgTACGAGAAAAAAGAGTCAATGAAGTAAGAATAAACATGGAGGAAATAATTTTTCGTGCGTACACAAAGTGCAAAAGAATAAATAGACATAGCGCTGTGTGAATAGGATGAAATGGCAACGTTGCTAGATCCAAGAGGCGAAGCCACTTCATTATAAACAACCAGATTATTTGTTTATCACCCAGAGTACGTGAAGGTGAATAGGTTGAAATACCTATTACAGTCGTATTAGGCGTGTGACGTAGTGTCACttcattagaatattgtggtgacAGACATGCGTTCGATTACGTAACAGTCTGTTGACGCGTTCAAGCTTCTCTGAGCCTCCATATGCCCTCGTGTTTTTTTCGTGAACGGTTGCACCCATTTattacatgcggagcatgttatactaggggctagtcatgcgccgtcgccgtccgcagcctcccctcctgctccgccagccatctgtgcatcccttcctcctctcaacacagtgtgcgctgcgctcgcttctcccctccgcgcgTCTACCGCTGAGGACGGGTCCCTTGCCGcccctacccttgcttctggactgctgctcgtgttgatgacgaccgtgccactgctcacttaatctttttttttctttccacttgtctcccttttcccttccccgcaggcactgcaccgtgctcccaaccgggttgcagaaatcaggtgccttttctcatcttctaaccactaccaccaccctcCGCGCAccgcgcgacctttagttttacgtgcgccagctgtatgctaacgcgtgcatgcgcaggccggggctggcactcgctataaataaccgagtgtcgcTCCACGTCTgatgtcgctggtgaaaatgtatgctaacgaatccgcaaacagacttactgacgtcccttccaatagcgtcagccaatgtgttggcggaacTGCCAGCAATTCCGAAGACACTTCGTCCATGGACAAGACCACGCTGAAAAGAGCTCGCGATGCGGAAcgcaaacgtcggcgtcgagcggaagatccccagctccaagaacgtgaagcagctgcgagacgtcagcgtcgagtgGAGGATCCCCAACGCGAAGCAGCTGCGATACGTcaacgtcgagcggaagattcccaGCTTCAAGAACGTGAAGCGGCTGCGAGGCGTAAGCATCGGCAAGAGAATCCGGACGGTGAAGCCGCGTGCAAGCGTCGACGCCGCGAGGCTGATCTCGATGCCGCCCGCGAGTGTGAGCGCGCCGCGATAGCGGCGTGGCCAGCCAAGCAGTAGGCCACTCCCAACACTCGCTTCAAGCTCGACTTCCTCGACCGGAGCTTCGGCCACAGCTGCAAGGTGTGTAGTCGACTTTGGTTCGACAACAATTTGAcgcggatcggcaacattcagaatgaACTGCATcgttccaaagcgttgtcggttctttgcgatgcGTTTGGAAGCGACGCCGACGAATTTGTTGACTACGTCGCGTGTgccacgtgcaagcagtcgttaatTGCCGGTAGAATTCCATCGGCAAACATCATGTGACTACGGTTagcgggacgtgcatcgaccacgtctttgcaaatttcgatcTTCAACCGCTGCAACCAGATCCACTCACCCTTaactttacggaccataaagccatcttgctcaaaatacccaaagcgtctcatcaataaacatcgtctttcgcagcatacgtgcgtgcgtgttctctcgtgttcactcgtgttcactcatgacacacacgcatgtcgcaaattacaaaccacatttatcgcagttcaacatatatgcttcgcatgctaaccagtgttcccactcgggatactgcggtcattttttttcacacctTTCTTTCATATGCACTTCCTAAGGGCCATAAAATGTGGTCACCCAATTCTTAGCTAAGGTGTCTGACGCTGGTGTTCGCCTGTCGGTGTTCTTGTCACATTGTGATATGGTGCATTCCTTTAACATGTGTCACAGGGGCACTTTTGAAAGGCCATCTAGTCAATGGCCATCAAAACGCCACAGTTATATAGACTCGACGCCACAGTTATAGACTCAATGAACAGCCATTCAAAACTGCTACACAGCAGTTTTGAACGGCTCCTAAGTGTGGTTCATGCGCTTCTCCCCAAAAAATtgtgtgtgattgattgattgatatgtggggtttaacgtcccaaaaccaccatatgattatgagagacgccgtagtggagggctccggaaatttcgaccacctggggttctttaacgtgcacccaaatctgagcacacgggcctacaacatttccgcctccatcggaaatgcagccgccgaagccgggatttgaacccgcgacctgcgggtcagcagccgagtaccttagccactagaccaccacggcggggcaaaaaaaaaattgtgtgtggCACTGCAGATTTTTATTTTGTTACTCATGTCAGCTAGAGTTATACACCATAAATTCATTTAAAAAGTCCAA
This window harbors:
- the LOC142791601 gene encoding neprilysin-1-like gives rise to the protein MLKGQWTSLLTQMRSLRLPGTSFLNNVSRGTVISAVIVGTMFVSFTILAYAVKRAPRGYSVCSSIACSDYSSILRKSMNLSMNPCRSFTRYVCDGWDAPVYSVQESVYVAMLSRLSQAVRNVHVPARGQSVVQRASVFYNSCNALLQGDHDELADVKDLLSRVGVTWPMRDKRTDVLGLLLTTSLVLGWDSVLYVGTRYAGTRRKESDVLLSAGRAFWRVIVEYKDLGSYSQKQRYFEYLRDKFSRGTGRKVSFSETIRAQEVMTVVLANTDRSGVVKLPIAHSWLNDMTVNMSLARSAEVFSAHNITVNNRSTVMASGGTFVRVFFDLIRRHGQRMVHTYVSWCTVQIAVLFTNSDLIVDYYGNRENAILRHGIFCLGRVYDVLGDASFFKFVGIALGETSQADVRTILLSVRHAYRRRIETWSFYNAERTVISNWTSLDTVMAAVISEEHMNVPWSETIPDMTNSFIRNWLRMQKSPKRHGLGRTVIDSMNMHVTVSKVRDFVLLPLAFSLPVYDEQLPVAVKYAGLGAQAAKAIGELALKRYSDSDAILEAMACIAEAPFSQRENAANVFNDVLSIKGLLTALRNSSDETARLVSFENYSAVQLLLMAWCFLKCESKSSLFRPVCDAPLQHISDFSREFRCKLGSSLNPHQKCSALNAL